TTCCCGCCTTCCTCTTTCGGCCTTCCGCCAGTTTCAACGCAAGCCCCTTCTCCTGGGCGATCTTCCTCTTCGCCTCGGAATATTTCCGGGCGACGAGGGGGGTCTTCGACGGGACGCCGAACGCCTTCCGGTACTCCTTCGGCGTCATCTGGTGGCTGACGGCGATGTGCTTCTTCAGCGTGGTGAACCCCTTGCCGCAAACAAGGCAAATGACCTTGTCGGCGCCAAACGCCTTGTTCACCGGAACGGCCGGCTTTAACTCCCCGGAGACTTCCGCCCCTTCCTCGCCCTCGGATCCGGCAAGGCTCATTAACTTCTGGAACACCGACTGCAATTCCTCGAGAAGTTGTTCCTTCCCCATCTCATTTACCGAAGCGTGAGCTGACACAATATCCGTCGTGAGTTCCAACAGCGCCTTCTTGTCCATGAGTCCCTCCAGGGATTTATGTATTAATGTTGTTATTCTCCTGGAATAATGCCGCGATGTCAATATGGCATCATATTATTTCCGAGAATATACGAACAATACCCCGATAAAAACACGGTTCATTTCAACTTTTTCGATGCTGGAGCCGATGACAGAGTTCCTGGTGGGCCCGAATCACTGTACAATGGCGGAATTCCAGGGGGAAAGGACCTACCCGTCACCCATCGTGCCCCCATAAACCCGGCGCCCGCCGGCCGCGCAACGATCCCGACGCCCATCCTCGTCGCGTGCATGCTGACGCT
This genomic interval from Deltaproteobacteria bacterium contains the following:
- a CDS encoding MucR family transcriptional regulator, with translation MDKKALLELTTDIVSAHASVNEMGKEQLLEELQSVFQKLMSLAGSEGEEGAEVSGELKPAVPVNKAFGADKVICLVCGKGFTTLKKHIAVSHQMTPKEYRKAFGVPSKTPLVARKYSEAKRKIAQEKGLALKLAEGRKRKAGK